In Acidobacteriota bacterium, one DNA window encodes the following:
- a CDS encoding DoxX family protein, which translates to MKTFLNSLAKRVIFDGHPPREYGASLAWGLFVFLCRVILAAIFILYAADKIADPLLFARSIAAYQILPTTFLINLTAVTLPWVELLAGLGLLLGVWRKGALLVTMGLLAMFTGMFAVTMIRGLEIDCGCFGGESPVGWAAIFRDLLMMVPGIFIFLNDWLIRVGADGCGRPAAEPPSELADGIGTIQPG; encoded by the coding sequence ATGAAGACATTCCTGAACTCCCTGGCGAAACGGGTCATCTTCGACGGCCACCCCCCGCGCGAGTACGGGGCGTCGCTCGCCTGGGGCCTCTTCGTCTTCCTCTGCCGCGTGATCCTGGCGGCCATCTTCATCCTCTACGCCGCCGACAAGATCGCCGACCCCCTGCTCTTCGCCCGGTCCATCGCCGCTTACCAGATCCTGCCCACCACCTTCCTGATCAACCTGACCGCCGTGACGCTCCCGTGGGTGGAACTGCTGGCGGGGCTGGGCCTTCTCCTCGGGGTGTGGCGAAAGGGGGCCCTCCTCGTCACCATGGGACTGCTGGCCATGTTCACCGGCATGTTCGCCGTCACCATGATCCGGGGACTGGAGATCGACTGCGGGTGCTTCGGGGGCGAGTCCCCGGTGGGCTGGGCCGCCATCTTCCGGGACCTGCTGATGATGGTCCCGGGGATTTTCATCTTCCTCAACGACTGGCTCATCCGGGTGGGCGCCGACGGGTGCGGCCGCCCCGCCGCGGAACCTCCTTCCGAATTGGCGGACGGCATCGGCACGATCCAGCCCGGATAG
- the lipA gene encoding lipoyl synthase, producing the protein MNPAPPPKRLPPWLRGARLVDPAVHPTRSALRRHGVHTVCEEARCPNRGECFGRRTATFMILGDSCTRRCGFCAVEKGRPVPPPDPGEPGAVAEAARDLGLRFVVVTSVTRDDLPDGGAAQFAAVIRAVRERCPGTRVEVLVPDFAGNTGAADRVLAERPDVFNHNVETVPRLYPSVRPGADYRRSLDLLRRAAAAPGVRFVKSGLMVGLGETREETLDTMRDIREAGGRILTLGQYLRPTRWNLPVERYVTPDEFAGFEAEGLGMGFEAVFSGPLVRSSYLAHEIFEKNTL; encoded by the coding sequence ATGAACCCGGCCCCGCCGCCCAAACGCCTCCCGCCCTGGCTCCGGGGCGCCCGCCTGGTGGACCCGGCCGTCCACCCGACCCGGAGCGCCCTGCGGCGCCACGGCGTCCACACCGTCTGCGAGGAGGCCCGCTGCCCCAATCGCGGCGAGTGCTTCGGCCGCCGGACCGCCACCTTCATGATCCTGGGGGATTCGTGCACGCGTCGCTGCGGCTTCTGCGCCGTGGAGAAGGGCCGCCCCGTCCCGCCGCCCGACCCCGGCGAGCCCGGGGCCGTCGCCGAGGCCGCCCGCGACCTGGGGCTCCGCTTCGTCGTGGTCACCTCCGTCACGCGGGACGACCTGCCCGACGGCGGCGCCGCGCAGTTCGCCGCCGTGATCCGGGCGGTGCGGGAGCGCTGCCCCGGCACGCGGGTGGAGGTCCTGGTCCCCGACTTCGCCGGGAACACCGGCGCCGCGGACCGGGTCCTGGCCGAGCGGCCCGACGTCTTCAACCACAACGTGGAAACCGTGCCCCGCCTCTACCCGTCGGTCCGCCCGGGGGCCGACTACCGGCGCTCCCTGGACCTGCTTCGGCGGGCCGCGGCGGCCCCGGGCGTCCGCTTCGTCAAGAGCGGGCTCATGGTGGGTCTCGGCGAGACCCGCGAGGAGACCCTTGACACGATGCGGGACATCCGGGAGGCCGGTGGCCGGATCCTCACCCTCGGCCAGTACCTCCGTCCGACGCGGTGGAATCTCCCCGTGGAGCGCTACGTCACGCCGGACGAGTTCGCGGGCTTCGAGGCGGAGGGGCTCGGGATGGGCTTCGAGGCGGTCTTCTCCGGCCCGCTGGTGCGCAGTTCCTACCTCGCTCACGAAATTTTCGAGAAGAACACTCTCTGA
- a CDS encoding SPOR domain-containing protein has product MPIREPERERPRGGTPARGKEKTVILNTRDLVLLFVFFIVVLMIVFTIGLMVGRNFIERTAEARPKDEPRTEQRVMETEPAGGPVSPGETGTPATPPAHSPTPPESTASASIPATPPPASATPPPASAKTPPPPTVKEPPKPEPRGGFYVQVKAVKTEAEARKEVAGLKDRYPGAAFVPSGNKAYPFRIIVGRANDSAGALLLRDRARKDFPGAIIGKPNP; this is encoded by the coding sequence ATGCCGATTCGAGAGCCGGAAAGGGAGCGCCCCAGGGGCGGCACCCCCGCCAGGGGCAAGGAAAAGACCGTCATCCTCAACACCCGGGACCTGGTCCTCCTCTTCGTTTTCTTCATCGTGGTCCTGATGATCGTGTTCACCATCGGCCTGATGGTGGGTCGGAACTTCATCGAGCGAACGGCCGAGGCCCGCCCGAAAGACGAGCCCCGGACGGAACAGCGGGTCATGGAGACCGAGCCGGCCGGCGGCCCCGTCAGCCCGGGCGAAACCGGCACGCCGGCGACCCCGCCCGCCCATTCTCCCACGCCGCCGGAGAGCACGGCATCCGCCTCCATCCCGGCCACCCCGCCCCCGGCCTCGGCCACCCCGCCCCCGGCCTCGGCCAAAACACCCCCGCCGCCCACGGTGAAGGAACCGCCGAAGCCGGAACCGCGCGGCGGGTTCTACGTCCAGGTGAAAGCCGTGAAGACCGAGGCGGAGGCCCGAAAGGAAGTCGCCGGGCTGAAAGACCGTTACCCCGGCGCCGCTTTCGTCCCCTCGGGCAACAAGGCTTACCCCTTCCGCATCATCGTGGGCCGGGCGAACGACTCCGCGGGGGCCCTCCTGCTCCGCGACCGGGCCCGGAAGGATTTCCCCGGGGCCATCATCGGCAAGCCCAACCCGTGA
- a CDS encoding PAS domain-containing protein has translation MKPKTGMDVTPTETGAAGPEPGVGPAAAGDDDTALLVLETVPDAVLVADREFRICRTNRRFDRFFDPAGNGVLGLDVETFFSGIRRRFENEHDLLRMIGQARKGSLEDFRVDVSLCNAERTRFEVHSLPILHEGRSTGRLFLFQEITDQHREISLLAEKNRELESFVYTISHDLKNPISVILGVSDLIEQQFGTAFDREGKDYLKMVKEEAERMLRLIDDILQVSRTNRGMVEKEEVDTLTILNDIVSEFQHIYRDIPAIFIIQESLPTVMAHPTMLAQVFKNLLTNSIKYFDPAKPRPIIEVGYYRKRNFHHFYVRDNGVGMSPEETSQVFDMFYRVAGSQVEGSGLGTYIVKKMVEAHGGRAWVESAKGQGTTFTFTLPGNTDTDFLEETLPPIQLSEGPTVG, from the coding sequence ATGAAACCGAAGACGGGAATGGACGTGACGCCGACGGAGACGGGAGCGGCAGGGCCCGAACCCGGGGTCGGGCCGGCGGCCGCCGGGGACGACGACACGGCCCTGCTGGTCCTGGAGACGGTCCCCGACGCGGTCCTCGTCGCGGACAGGGAGTTCCGGATCTGCCGGACCAACCGTCGTTTCGACCGTTTCTTCGACCCCGCGGGGAACGGCGTCCTGGGCCTGGACGTGGAGACCTTCTTCAGCGGGATCCGCCGCCGGTTCGAAAACGAGCACGACCTGCTCCGGATGATCGGCCAGGCCCGAAAGGGGTCCCTGGAGGACTTCCGCGTGGACGTCTCGCTCTGCAACGCGGAACGCACGCGCTTCGAGGTCCACTCCCTGCCGATCCTGCACGAGGGGCGGTCGACGGGACGGCTGTTCCTCTTCCAGGAGATCACGGACCAGCACCGCGAGATCTCCCTCCTCGCCGAGAAGAACCGGGAACTCGAGTCGTTCGTCTACACCATCTCCCACGACCTGAAGAACCCCATCTCCGTCATCCTGGGGGTGTCCGACCTCATCGAGCAGCAGTTCGGGACCGCCTTCGACCGGGAGGGCAAGGACTACCTGAAGATGGTCAAGGAGGAGGCCGAGAGGATGCTGAGGTTGATCGACGACATCCTCCAGGTCTCCCGCACGAACCGGGGGATGGTCGAGAAGGAGGAGGTGGACACCCTGACGATCCTCAACGACATCGTCTCCGAGTTCCAGCACATCTACCGCGACATCCCGGCCATCTTCATCATCCAGGAGTCCCTTCCCACGGTCATGGCCCACCCCACCATGCTGGCCCAGGTCTTCAAGAACCTGCTGACCAATTCCATCAAGTACTTCGACCCCGCCAAGCCCCGGCCGATCATCGAGGTCGGGTATTACCGGAAGCGCAACTTCCACCACTTCTACGTGCGTGACAACGGGGTCGGGATGTCCCCCGAGGAGACCTCCCAGGTCTTCGACATGTTCTACCGGGTGGCCGGGAGCCAGGTGGAGGGGTCGGGCCTGGGCACCTACATCGTCAAGAAGATGGTGGAGGCCCACGGCGGCAGGGCCTGGGTGGAGTCCGCGAAAGGGCAGGGAACCACCTTCACCTTCACCCTTCCCGGCAACACGGACACGGACTTCCTGGAGGAGACGCTCCCGCCGATCCAGTTGAGTGAAGGCCCAACGGTCGGGTGA
- a CDS encoding slipin family protein produces the protein MLQNPFAILERGPEFGTVFPYIVLFVVIIFFLNWIKVVREYERLVIFRLGKVLPGAKGPGLTMVFAPIDKSIRVDLRTVTLDVPPQDVITKDNISVKVNAVVYYRVMDAVRAVIEVENYLYATSQLSQTHLRSVLGEYELDDLLSCREKLNQRLQEILDRDTDPWGIKVSKVEVKSVDLPQEMQRAMAKQAEAEREKRAKIIHADGELQASQSLAEAAKVLEGQKIAVLLRYLQTLTEIGVEKNTTVVFPLPIELLSHLLPKADKEKP, from the coding sequence ATGCTGCAGAACCCGTTTGCGATCCTGGAGCGGGGCCCGGAGTTCGGGACCGTGTTTCCCTACATCGTCCTTTTCGTCGTCATCATCTTTTTCCTCAACTGGATCAAGGTGGTCCGCGAGTACGAGCGCCTGGTCATCTTCCGCCTGGGCAAGGTGCTCCCCGGCGCCAAGGGGCCCGGCCTGACGATGGTCTTCGCCCCCATCGACAAGTCGATCCGCGTCGACCTTCGCACCGTCACGCTGGACGTCCCGCCCCAGGACGTCATCACCAAGGACAACATCTCCGTCAAGGTCAACGCCGTGGTCTACTACCGGGTGATGGACGCCGTCCGGGCGGTGATCGAGGTGGAGAACTACCTCTACGCCACCTCCCAACTGTCCCAGACCCACCTGCGGTCGGTGCTGGGCGAGTACGAACTGGACGACCTGCTCAGCTGCCGCGAAAAGTTGAACCAGCGCCTGCAGGAGATCCTGGACCGGGACACCGACCCCTGGGGCATCAAGGTCTCCAAGGTGGAGGTGAAGTCGGTGGACCTCCCGCAGGAGATGCAGCGCGCCATGGCCAAGCAGGCCGAGGCCGAACGGGAAAAGCGCGCCAAGATCATCCACGCCGACGGCGAACTGCAGGCGTCCCAGAGCCTGGCCGAGGCCGCGAAGGTCCTGGAGGGCCAGAAGATCGCCGTCCTGCTCCGCTACCTTCAGACCCTGACGGAGATCGGCGTGGAGAAGAACACCACCGTGGTCTTCCCTCTCCCCATCGAACTCCTCTCCCACCTCCTGCCGAAGGCCGACAAGGAGAAACCCTGA
- a CDS encoding FHA domain-containing protein has translation MPRLDIYLKGEMLVQVRLTDKAIRLGRDEDCSVALNQPEVSRLHAEIRPVENGFEIANFGRNGTRVNATMVDQPHRLTFGDRIYIAEYAIIFQSDDAQPTVEKGQTHESTLEVHAYRPGEPR, from the coding sequence ATGCCCCGCTTGGATATCTACCTGAAAGGCGAGATGCTGGTGCAGGTCCGCTTGACGGACAAGGCCATCCGGCTCGGGCGCGACGAGGACTGCAGCGTCGCCCTCAACCAGCCCGAGGTGTCGCGTTTGCACGCGGAGATCCGCCCCGTGGAGAACGGTTTCGAGATCGCCAACTTCGGGCGGAACGGCACCCGGGTCAATGCCACCATGGTGGACCAGCCTCACCGGTTGACATTCGGCGACCGGATCTACATCGCCGAGTACGCCATCATCTTCCAGAGCGACGACGCCCAGCCGACCGTGGAGAAGGGCCAGACCCACGAGTCCACCCTGGAAGTCCACGCCTACCGGCCGGGGGAACCCCGGTAA
- a CDS encoding nodulation protein NfeD codes for MKIFRFFTLALVGMTCLAGTRAAAPIVRVELRGSVDPVMAQFVAGAIREAQTGGTPLVLLVLDTPGGFGSSMKDIIAEVLNTRVPVAVYVSPAGSHAASAGFFILQAADVAAMAPGTNTGAAHPLLSFGGILPVPEDKQTGTLLEKVKNDITAYLKGIVSRRGRNVGAALEAVRSNASYTAEEAVRARLIDVMCTREADLVHWLHGREVTLFNGTKVTLDLTGRPVRPVEPSLRWKLLAFLSDPNLAVVLALVGILGLFFEFSHPGFVAPGVIGGICLVLALMGFSVLPVSTTGVLLVVLALGLFIAEIKVQGFGVIGIGGIVSLVLGMTMLVDTSGGGTGVDPEIIWGVALPVGVVLLFLTRLVIRAMKRPALTGADGMAGKRGEVRVELAPRGKIYVHGEVWDALSESGETVPAGATVEVIRTEGMRLVVREAK; via the coding sequence ATGAAGATTTTCCGTTTTTTCACCCTCGCTCTCGTCGGGATGACCTGCCTCGCAGGGACCCGGGCGGCCGCCCCCATCGTCCGGGTGGAACTCCGGGGATCGGTGGACCCCGTCATGGCCCAGTTCGTGGCGGGCGCCATCCGGGAGGCCCAGACCGGCGGGACCCCCCTGGTCCTCCTGGTCCTGGACACGCCCGGGGGGTTCGGTTCTTCCATGAAGGACATCATCGCCGAGGTCCTCAACACCCGGGTCCCCGTGGCGGTTTACGTGTCGCCGGCGGGATCGCACGCCGCCTCGGCGGGGTTCTTCATCCTCCAGGCCGCGGACGTCGCCGCCATGGCCCCCGGCACCAACACGGGGGCCGCGCACCCGCTCCTCAGCTTCGGCGGCATCCTCCCCGTCCCCGAGGACAAGCAGACGGGAACGCTCCTGGAGAAGGTCAAGAACGACATCACCGCCTACCTGAAGGGGATCGTGTCCCGACGCGGCCGGAACGTCGGGGCGGCCCTCGAGGCCGTGCGCTCCAACGCCTCCTACACGGCGGAGGAAGCCGTCCGGGCCCGCCTCATCGACGTCATGTGCACCCGGGAGGCCGACCTCGTTCACTGGCTCCACGGCCGGGAGGTCACCCTGTTCAACGGCACGAAGGTCACCCTCGACCTCACGGGGCGCCCGGTCAGGCCGGTCGAGCCCTCGCTCCGGTGGAAGCTCCTGGCGTTCCTGTCGGACCCGAACCTCGCCGTGGTGCTGGCCCTGGTGGGAATCCTCGGGCTGTTCTTCGAGTTCTCGCACCCGGGCTTCGTCGCCCCCGGCGTGATCGGCGGGATCTGCCTGGTCCTGGCGCTCATGGGGTTCTCGGTCCTTCCCGTCAGCACCACGGGCGTCCTCCTGGTCGTCCTGGCCCTCGGCCTCTTCATCGCGGAGATCAAGGTCCAGGGCTTCGGCGTCATCGGCATCGGCGGGATCGTCTCCCTCGTCCTGGGCATGACCATGCTCGTCGACACCTCCGGCGGAGGGACGGGGGTCGACCCCGAGATCATCTGGGGCGTGGCCCTCCCCGTGGGGGTCGTGCTCCTGTTCCTGACCCGCCTCGTCATCCGGGCCATGAAGCGCCCGGCCCTCACGGGGGCCGACGGCATGGCGGGGAAACGGGGCGAGGTCCGCGTCGAACTGGCTCCCCGGGGAAAGATCTACGTGCACGGGGAAGTCTGGGACGCCCTCTCCGAATCCGGCGAGACGGTCCCCGCCGGGGCGACGGTGGAGGTGATCCGCACGGAGGGCATGCGGCTCGTCGTGCGGGAAGCGAAGTGA